The Nitrososphaerota archaeon genome has a window encoding:
- a CDS encoding preprotein translocase subunit Sec61beta codes for MSQSKKKQAPLPASSAGLLRFFEDETKGVKIRPELVVAMSAALIVISILIRILLPT; via the coding sequence ATGAGTCAGAGTAAAAAGAAGCAGGCCCCTCTTCCAGCCTCAAGTGCTGGGCTGCTTCGCTTCTTTGAAGATGAAACTAAAGGTGTTAAGATTAGGCCTGAACTCGTAGTCGCCATGTCTGCGGCGTTGATCGTTATATCCATCTTGATACGAATCTTACTTCCCACGTAA